The proteins below come from a single Kitasatospora sp. NBC_00315 genomic window:
- a CDS encoding glycosyltransferase: MTVYSHQSGFSAARPPAYPRHLVTAVIVSHDGARWLPQALAGLLGQDRQVQRILAVDTGSTDASPQLLADTLGDWLPESGPLILARRAGFGTAVADAVFNSPPLRPEDLPYSLDPSGYDPVTGGWDDFGDPLGAEDDLGRGGPRETQPVEWLWLLHDDCEPQTDALRRLLQVADSTPSAAVVGPKLRSWYDRRQLLEVGVSIARSGRRWTGLDRREQDQGQHDQVRPVLAVSTAGMLVRRDVFEQLGGFDRALPLMRDDTDFCWRVNAAGHRVVVAPDAVLRHAEAASRERRAIDCAAAHPHRVDKAGAVYTLLANSKGLLLPYVLLRLILGTLLRVATNLVGKDARQAFDELAGLGHELIRLPRVLLARKRRARTRAADALDDRTLFPAPGATARLAVEGVIGSLGIGGGDDSGAGRHGSVEAGPGDEDSEDLVVEQFALIKKLARRPAPVLFAALLVFALAACRGLFGSGYLLGGALLPAADGASGLWGMYAGSWHPVGTGSTAAAPPYLGVLSVLSWLLFDHADLAVTLLVVLAVPLAAVSAYLVSRPLLDSKIVRAWAGATYALLPAATGALAQGRIGTAVLAVLLPPLARAAAITVGLGIRAETAAKGARPGWRSTWMTVLLLTLATAFVPLAWALAVPLGLAALAAAVARGGAFGSGLEALRLLGLRMAVILGMPVLVLAPWSLHLLAHPSRLLLEAGLPGPNGHSATGLGLVLVNPGGSGVPPVWLSAGVVLAALAALLRADRRRAVLVAWGAAGAGLVFSVVVAGSSVTPASGGSAVPAWAGPATLLSGIALLSAAAIGADGANARVAGIAFGWRQPVAALVVAAAVLAPLGTAVWWALTGADGPMRRTASAAQVPAFIAEEAGTTDRSRTLVLTGDANVASVRFALVRGAGLTLGQAEGTVATAGTANGLSTVVGDLLAGSGADQASALGGYGIAYVLVRDPMIARAAAVLDATPGLTKVNQEAGAALWQVSGAAATRAVITAPGGVPVAVPSGEQDLNTTVAAGPEGRVLRLAEQADPGWTATVDGTALERVTVDGWAQGFKLPAAGGRLAVTREGSAAHTGWVWAQLLIGLTLLVLALPGRRNHNDDDLPEEVVAAAALAAAAQAQAPAPGSRRARRMAERGEGPEGTAEDTGVYEGLAGAVPAQPRGESEPSRSTPAAPNTAPAYGDGYADQYADPYQEQAFQQADPYGADPYSADPYSWDPSQSNGRGYPLAEQQQQPAAAPYGGQDGYQQQPYQQQQPGYDPYQQAEQGYGYDPYQQPGRQVWVPGQSQGEPYYDPNDLNDPNHPANRGNQGNQGNQGNQGNPYPHHNGSGS, translated from the coding sequence ATGACTGTCTACAGCCACCAGAGCGGCTTCTCCGCTGCCAGGCCGCCCGCCTATCCGCGCCATCTGGTCACCGCCGTGATCGTCTCCCACGACGGCGCCCGCTGGCTGCCGCAGGCCCTCGCCGGGCTCCTCGGCCAGGACCGGCAGGTGCAGCGCATCCTCGCGGTCGACACCGGATCCACCGACGCCTCCCCGCAGCTGCTCGCCGACACCCTCGGCGACTGGCTCCCCGAGAGCGGCCCGCTGATCCTCGCGCGCCGGGCCGGCTTCGGCACCGCCGTCGCCGACGCCGTATTCAACAGCCCTCCGCTGCGCCCCGAGGATCTCCCCTACAGCCTCGACCCCTCCGGCTACGACCCCGTCACCGGCGGCTGGGACGACTTCGGTGACCCGCTCGGCGCCGAGGACGACCTCGGCCGCGGCGGCCCCCGGGAGACCCAGCCCGTCGAGTGGCTCTGGCTGCTGCACGACGACTGCGAGCCGCAGACCGACGCGCTGCGCCGACTGCTCCAGGTCGCCGACTCCACGCCCTCCGCCGCCGTCGTCGGCCCCAAGCTGCGCAGCTGGTACGACCGCCGCCAGCTGCTGGAGGTCGGCGTCAGCATCGCCCGCTCCGGCCGGCGCTGGACCGGCCTGGACCGCCGCGAGCAGGACCAGGGCCAGCACGACCAGGTCCGTCCGGTGCTCGCCGTCTCCACCGCCGGCATGCTCGTCCGCCGCGACGTCTTCGAGCAGCTCGGCGGCTTCGACCGCGCGCTGCCGCTGATGCGCGACGACACCGACTTCTGCTGGCGCGTCAACGCCGCCGGCCACCGCGTCGTGGTCGCCCCGGACGCGGTGCTGCGGCACGCCGAGGCCGCCAGCCGCGAACGCCGCGCCATCGACTGCGCCGCCGCCCACCCGCACCGGGTCGACAAGGCCGGCGCCGTCTACACCCTGCTCGCCAACTCCAAGGGCCTGCTGCTCCCGTACGTCCTGCTGCGGCTCATCCTGGGCACCCTGTTGCGGGTCGCCACCAACCTGGTCGGCAAGGACGCCCGGCAGGCCTTCGACGAGCTGGCCGGTCTCGGCCACGAACTGATCCGGCTGCCCCGGGTGCTGCTCGCCCGCAAGCGCCGGGCCAGGACCCGGGCCGCGGACGCCCTGGACGACCGCACGCTGTTCCCCGCCCCCGGGGCCACCGCCCGGCTCGCCGTCGAAGGCGTGATCGGCTCGCTCGGCATCGGCGGCGGCGACGACTCCGGCGCCGGGCGCCACGGATCGGTCGAGGCCGGCCCCGGTGACGAGGACTCCGAGGACCTGGTCGTCGAGCAGTTCGCCCTGATCAAGAAGCTCGCACGGCGGCCCGCCCCGGTGCTGTTCGCCGCGCTGCTGGTGTTCGCGCTGGCGGCCTGCCGCGGCCTGTTCGGCAGCGGTTACCTGCTCGGCGGCGCGCTGCTGCCCGCCGCCGACGGCGCGTCGGGGCTCTGGGGCATGTACGCCGGCTCCTGGCACCCCGTCGGCACCGGCTCCACCGCCGCCGCCCCGCCGTACCTCGGCGTCCTGTCGGTGCTGTCCTGGCTGCTGTTCGACCACGCGGACCTCGCGGTCACCCTGCTCGTCGTGCTGGCCGTCCCGCTCGCCGCCGTCAGCGCCTACCTGGTCTCCCGGCCGCTGCTGGACTCCAAGATCGTCCGAGCGTGGGCCGGCGCCACCTACGCCCTGCTGCCCGCCGCCACCGGCGCGCTCGCCCAGGGCAGGATCGGCACCGCCGTCCTCGCCGTCCTGCTCCCGCCGCTGGCCCGCGCCGCCGCCATCACCGTCGGTCTCGGCATCCGCGCCGAGACGGCCGCCAAGGGCGCCCGGCCCGGCTGGCGCAGCACCTGGATGACCGTCCTGCTGCTCACCCTCGCCACCGCCTTCGTGCCGCTGGCCTGGGCCCTGGCCGTGCCGCTGGGCCTGGCCGCGCTCGCCGCCGCGGTGGCCCGGGGCGGCGCCTTCGGCTCCGGCCTGGAGGCGCTGCGCCTGCTCGGCCTGCGGATGGCGGTCATCCTCGGGATGCCCGTGCTGGTGCTCGCGCCGTGGTCGCTGCACCTGCTGGCGCACCCGTCGCGGCTGCTGCTGGAGGCCGGTCTGCCCGGCCCGAACGGCCACTCGGCGACCGGCCTCGGCCTCGTCCTGGTCAACCCGGGCGGCTCCGGCGTCCCGCCGGTGTGGCTCTCGGCCGGTGTGGTGCTGGCCGCGCTCGCCGCGCTGCTGCGGGCCGACCGCCGCCGCGCGGTGCTGGTGGCCTGGGGCGCGGCCGGCGCCGGCCTGGTGTTCTCGGTCGTGGTCGCCGGCAGCAGCGTCACCCCCGCCTCCGGCGGCAGCGCCGTGCCCGCCTGGGCCGGTCCCGCGACCCTGCTCAGCGGCATCGCGCTGCTGTCCGCCGCCGCGATCGGCGCGGACGGCGCCAACGCCCGCGTCGCCGGCATCGCCTTCGGCTGGCGTCAGCCGGTCGCCGCGCTGGTGGTCGCCGCCGCCGTCCTCGCCCCCCTCGGTACCGCCGTCTGGTGGGCCCTCACCGGCGCGGACGGGCCGATGCGGCGGACCGCCTCGGCCGCCCAGGTGCCCGCCTTCATCGCGGAGGAGGCCGGTACCACCGACCGCTCCCGCACCCTCGTCCTGACCGGGGACGCGAACGTCGCCTCGGTGCGCTTCGCCCTGGTGCGCGGCGCCGGCCTGACCCTGGGCCAGGCCGAGGGCACGGTCGCCACCGCCGGCACCGCCAACGGCCTGAGCACGGTGGTCGGCGATCTGCTCGCCGGCTCCGGCGCGGACCAGGCGAGCGCGCTGGGCGGCTACGGCATCGCGTACGTCCTGGTGCGGGACCCGATGATCGCCAGGGCCGCCGCCGTGCTGGACGCCACTCCCGGTCTGACCAAGGTCAACCAGGAGGCCGGCGCCGCGCTCTGGCAGGTCAGCGGCGCCGCCGCGACCCGCGCCGTGATCACCGCCCCCGGTGGCGTCCCGGTCGCCGTACCGTCGGGCGAGCAGGATCTGAACACCACCGTGGCCGCCGGGCCCGAGGGCCGGGTGCTGCGGCTCGCGGAGCAGGCCGACCCCGGCTGGACGGCCACCGTGGACGGCACCGCCCTGGAGCGGGTCACCGTCGACGGGTGGGCGCAGGGCTTCAAACTGCCGGCTGCCGGCGGCCGGCTGGCCGTCACCCGTGAGGGCAGCGCGGCGCACACCGGCTGGGTCTGGGCCCAGCTGCTGATCGGCCTGACCCTCCTGGTGCTCGCCCTGCCGGGGCGGCGCAACCACAACGACGACGACCTGCCCGAGGAGGTGGTGGCCGCCGCCGCGCTGGCCGCCGCCGCCCAGGCGCAGGCCCCCGCCCCCGGCAGCCGCCGGGCCCGGCGGATGGCCGAACGCGGCGAGGGCCCGGAGGGCACGGCGGAGGACACCGGCGTGTACGAGGGCCTGGCCGGCGCCGTCCCGGCGCAGCCCCGCGGCGAGTCCGAGCCGTCGCGGAGCACACCGGCCGCGCCGAACACGGCCCCGGCCTACGGGGACGGGTACGCCGACCAGTACGCCGATCCCTACCAGGAGCAGGCGTTCCAGCAGGCCGACCCGTACGGCGCCGATCCCTACAGCGCCGACCCGTACAGCTGGGACCCGTCCCAGTCCAACGGCCGCGGCTACCCGCTCGCGGAGCAGCAGCAGCAGCCCGCCGCGGCGCCGTACGGCGGCCAGGACGGCTACCAGCAGCAGCCGTACCAGCAGCAGCAGCCCGGCTACGACCCGTACCAGCAGGCGGAGCAGGGGTACGGCTACGACCCGTACCAGCAGCCCGGCCGGCAGGTCTGGGTGCCGGGCCAGTCGCAGGGGGAGCCGTACTACGACCCCAACGACCTCAACGACCCCAACCACCCGGCGAACCGGGGCAACCAGGGCAACCAGGGCAACCAGGGCAACCAGGGCAACCCCTACCCGCACCACAACGGATCGGGGAGCTGA
- a CDS encoding DUF5719 family protein yields MKKPTFKIPSQVSRTDAPDDLAAPEGAAAPGPRAAGGLTRTTQSLLAAAVVLAVVFGVAELRPPAAASDAAGTATSAQVQRTAVVCPQPLQGLTGTTGLTAYSPAGAPATGGFGYVTDLVPPPAAPSAAPSGSPAAAAASPGPSTAATPAAAPSTAAAPADARLVLAKPGVPATAPAANGDTAPGTTATATDGYAPGFTVSQTTTVTEQRGLGLSGTTCGTAGTDFWFAGASTVTDRTDYVSLTNPGTVPAVVDLKLYGDKGAIDNDAANGITLAPGTSQAVLLSTLTKGAVADLAVRVFARSGRVGAALHAADGNKGADWVPASAAPAPVQVLPGLPADTAAAHLVVAAPGDDDADLKIELSGKNGWFTPAGHESVHVKAGMVASVDLGKVTRDEVASLRVSPTDDKHPTPVVAALRVDRTAANGKSDAAWLSGAVPVGARASIADNRGGGATTLYLTSTGDAATVKVTSSAGSAGGTPVTKEVQIPAGGTVGLPAPEPEGLSGPFAITMETVSGGPVVAARMLAITTKDVPMFTIQSLADDRSTVRVPRADQDPGLLVR; encoded by the coding sequence ATGAAGAAGCCCACGTTCAAGATCCCCTCGCAGGTCTCCCGGACGGACGCCCCGGACGACCTCGCGGCTCCGGAGGGCGCGGCCGCCCCCGGGCCCCGGGCGGCCGGTGGTCTGACCAGGACCACCCAGTCGCTGCTGGCCGCCGCCGTGGTGCTCGCCGTGGTGTTCGGCGTCGCCGAGCTGCGGCCGCCGGCCGCCGCCTCCGACGCGGCCGGCACGGCGACCAGCGCCCAGGTCCAGCGCACCGCCGTGGTCTGCCCGCAGCCGCTGCAGGGCCTGACCGGTACCACCGGGCTCACCGCCTACAGCCCGGCGGGCGCGCCGGCCACCGGCGGCTTCGGCTACGTCACCGACCTGGTGCCGCCGCCCGCCGCGCCCTCCGCCGCGCCGTCCGGTTCGCCCGCCGCCGCTGCGGCCTCGCCCGGCCCGTCGACCGCGGCCACCCCGGCCGCGGCCCCGTCGACCGCCGCCGCGCCCGCCGACGCCCGGCTGGTGCTGGCCAAGCCCGGCGTGCCCGCGACCGCCCCGGCGGCGAACGGCGACACCGCCCCGGGCACCACGGCCACCGCCACCGACGGCTACGCCCCGGGCTTCACCGTCAGCCAGACCACCACCGTCACCGAGCAGCGCGGTCTCGGCCTGTCCGGCACCACCTGCGGCACGGCCGGGACGGACTTCTGGTTCGCCGGCGCGAGCACCGTCACCGACCGCACCGACTACGTCAGCCTGACCAACCCGGGCACCGTCCCCGCCGTCGTCGACCTCAAGCTCTACGGGGACAAGGGGGCGATCGACAACGACGCCGCCAACGGCATCACGCTCGCCCCCGGCACCTCGCAGGCCGTCCTGCTCTCCACCCTCACCAAGGGAGCCGTCGCCGACCTCGCCGTGCGGGTGTTCGCCCGCAGCGGCCGGGTCGGCGCCGCCCTGCACGCCGCCGACGGCAACAAGGGCGCGGACTGGGTGCCGGCCTCGGCCGCCCCCGCGCCCGTCCAGGTGCTGCCCGGTCTGCCCGCCGACACCGCCGCGGCCCACCTGGTGGTGGCCGCCCCGGGCGACGACGACGCCGATCTGAAGATCGAACTCTCCGGCAAGAACGGCTGGTTCACCCCGGCCGGTCACGAGTCCGTCCACGTCAAGGCGGGCATGGTGGCCTCCGTCGACCTCGGGAAGGTCACCCGCGACGAGGTCGCCTCGCTGCGGGTGTCGCCGACCGACGACAAGCACCCGACCCCCGTGGTGGCGGCCCTGCGGGTCGACCGCACGGCCGCGAACGGCAAGTCGGACGCCGCCTGGCTCTCCGGCGCCGTACCGGTCGGCGCGCGGGCGAGCATCGCCGACAACCGTGGCGGCGGGGCCACGACGCTCTACCTCACCTCGACGGGTGACGCCGCGACCGTGAAGGTGACGTCCTCGGCGGGCTCCGCCGGCGGCACCCCGGTCACCAAGGAGGTGCAGATCCCGGCGGGCGGCACGGTCGGGCTGCCCGCCCCCGAGCCGGAGGGGCTGAGCGGCCCCTTCGCGATCACCATGGAGACGGTCTCCGGCGGTCCGGTGGTGGCGGCCCGGATGCTCGCGATCACCACCAAGGACGTGCCGATGTTCACCATCCAGTCGCTGGCCGACGACCGCAGCACCGTGCGGGTCCCGCGCGCCGACCAGGATCCGGGCCTGCTGGTGCGCTGA
- a CDS encoding metallopeptidase family protein, which translates to MNSSGPQSSTGPSRRPRHRDRHGRGLRGPLAPPQVPISLTRSELFDDYVRESVERLERRWPQLIDVEFAVQEVPEPGPGETDPDGGVPLGRVVQAKQGRKSRIVVYRRPVEIRAKSREDRAALVHEILIEQVAELLGLSPDAIDPRYDEE; encoded by the coding sequence ATGAACAGCTCCGGACCGCAGTCATCGACAGGGCCCTCGCGCCGCCCCAGGCACCGCGACCGGCACGGCCGTGGCCTGCGCGGCCCGCTGGCGCCGCCCCAGGTGCCGATCTCGCTCACCCGCTCCGAACTGTTCGACGACTACGTGCGCGAGTCGGTGGAGCGGCTGGAGCGGCGCTGGCCGCAGCTCATCGACGTGGAGTTCGCCGTCCAGGAGGTGCCGGAGCCGGGGCCGGGCGAGACCGATCCGGACGGCGGCGTGCCGCTGGGTCGCGTGGTGCAGGCGAAGCAGGGCCGCAAGAGCCGGATCGTGGTGTACCGGCGGCCGGTGGAGATCAGGGCCAAGTCCCGCGAGGACCGGGCCGCCCTGGTGCACGAGATCCTGATCGAGCAGGTGGCGGAGCTGCTCGGGCTGTCCCCGGACGCGATCGATCCCCGCTACGACGAGGAGTGA
- a CDS encoding DUF3499 domain-containing protein — protein sequence MDGDTTHSPGAGLRSPGRSAVPSTLVSSVRRCSRTACGRPAVATLTYVYADSTAVLGPLATYAEPHCYDLCAEHAERLTAPRGWDVVRLAAEAGPLRRSSDDLEALANAVREAARPQERTARQGRFPGSDPSEAGRRGHLRVLRSPEN from the coding sequence GTGGACGGCGACACGACGCACTCACCGGGGGCAGGTCTTCGCTCCCCGGGGAGGAGTGCGGTACCGTCCACCCTCGTGAGCTCTGTACGTCGTTGTTCGCGGACCGCGTGCGGCCGTCCGGCCGTCGCGACGCTGACGTACGTCTACGCGGACTCCACGGCCGTCCTCGGCCCGCTCGCCACCTACGCCGAGCCGCACTGCTACGACCTGTGCGCCGAACACGCCGAGCGCCTCACCGCCCCCCGGGGCTGGGACGTCGTGCGGCTGGCCGCCGAGGCCGGTCCGCTGCGCCGCAGCAGTGACGACCTGGAGGCCCTCGCCAACGCCGTCCGCGAGGCCGCCCGCCCGCAGGAGCGCACAGCCCGTCAGGGGCGCTTCCCCGGCAGCGATCCCTCCGAGGCCGGCCGCCGAGGGCACCTGCGCGTGCTGCGCTCCCCGGAGAACTGA
- a CDS encoding phosphomannomutase/phosphoglucomutase, translating to MRDLKQLVKAYDVRGVVPDQWDESLARAFGAAFVKVTGAAAIVVGHDMRPSSPSLSRAFAEGAAGYGADVVEIGLCSTDQLYYASGKLDLPGAMFTASHNPAEYNGIKLCRAGAAPVGQDTGLTEIRELVESWTAEDDTVTVPVVDVKPGALSTQDSLRGYADHLLGLVDLTAIRPLKVVVDAGNGMGGHTVPTVFDGLPLDLVPMYFELDGTFPNHEANPLDPKNLVDLQAEVRRVGADIGLAFDGDADRCFVIDERGEPVSPSAITALVAAREIARARAAGEAEPVIIHNLITSWTVPEVVRELGAKPVRTRVGHSFIKQEMAVTDAVFGGEHSAHYYFRDFWRADTGMLAALHVLAALGGQAGTLSELTAEYDRYAASGEINSTVADQADRVAAVRAVYGELPGTSLDELDGLTVAGDDWWFNLRASNTEPLLRLNAEARDEVKMAEVRDAVLAIVRA from the coding sequence GTGCGCGACCTCAAGCAGCTCGTGAAGGCGTACGACGTCCGAGGCGTCGTGCCGGACCAGTGGGACGAGAGCCTGGCCCGCGCCTTCGGCGCCGCGTTCGTCAAGGTCACCGGGGCGGCCGCGATCGTCGTCGGCCACGACATGCGCCCCTCCTCGCCGTCGCTGAGCCGCGCCTTCGCCGAGGGCGCCGCCGGGTACGGGGCCGACGTCGTCGAGATCGGACTCTGCTCGACCGACCAGCTGTACTACGCCAGCGGAAAGCTCGACCTGCCCGGCGCGATGTTCACCGCCAGCCACAACCCGGCCGAGTACAACGGCATCAAGCTCTGCCGGGCCGGCGCGGCCCCGGTGGGCCAGGACACCGGCCTGACCGAGATCCGCGAGCTGGTCGAGTCCTGGACGGCCGAGGACGACACCGTCACCGTCCCGGTTGTCGACGTCAAGCCCGGCGCGCTCTCCACCCAGGACAGCCTGCGCGGCTACGCCGACCACCTGCTCGGCCTGGTCGACCTCACCGCGATCCGTCCGCTCAAGGTCGTGGTGGACGCCGGCAACGGCATGGGCGGCCACACCGTCCCCACCGTCTTCGACGGCCTGCCGCTCGACCTCGTCCCGATGTACTTCGAGCTGGACGGCACCTTCCCCAACCACGAGGCCAACCCGCTCGACCCGAAGAACCTGGTCGACCTGCAGGCCGAGGTGCGCCGGGTCGGCGCCGACATCGGCCTCGCCTTCGACGGCGACGCCGACCGGTGCTTCGTCATCGACGAGCGCGGCGAGCCCGTCTCGCCCTCCGCGATCACCGCCCTGGTCGCGGCGCGCGAGATCGCCCGCGCCCGGGCGGCCGGGGAGGCCGAGCCGGTGATCATCCACAACCTGATCACCTCCTGGACCGTCCCCGAGGTCGTCCGCGAACTCGGCGCCAAGCCCGTCCGGACCAGGGTCGGCCACTCGTTCATCAAGCAGGAGATGGCCGTCACGGACGCCGTCTTCGGCGGCGAGCACTCGGCGCACTACTACTTCCGCGACTTCTGGCGGGCCGACACCGGCATGCTGGCCGCCCTGCACGTGCTCGCCGCCCTCGGCGGGCAGGCCGGCACGCTGTCCGAGCTGACCGCCGAGTACGACCGCTACGCGGCCTCCGGCGAGATCAACAGCACCGTCGCCGACCAGGCCGACCGGGTCGCCGCCGTCCGCGCCGTGTACGGCGAGCTGCCGGGCACCAGCCTCGACGAGCTGGACGGCCTCACCGTGGCCGGCGACGACTGGTGGTTCAACCTGCGCGCCTCCAACACCGAGCCGCTGCTGCGCCTGAACGCCGAAGCCAGGGACGAGGTGAAGATGGCCGAGGTCCGCGACGCGGTCCTGGCCATCGTCCGGGCCTGA
- a CDS encoding Trm112 family protein, with protein MKLEPFLLEILVCPQCRAALTEGGSEEQPELVCTGESCALAYPIRDGIPVLLVDEARRPS; from the coding sequence ATGAAGCTGGAACCCTTCCTGCTGGAGATCCTGGTCTGCCCCCAGTGCCGGGCCGCGCTCACCGAGGGCGGCTCCGAGGAGCAGCCCGAGCTGGTCTGCACCGGCGAGAGCTGCGCACTGGCCTACCCGATCCGCGACGGCATCCCCGTCCTGCTGGTCGACGAGGCCCGCCGCCCCTCCTGA
- a CDS encoding SIS domain-containing protein has protein sequence MLDDTLLDDPAALQRADHDHALLALAGVGARVRTALRLADAAGLAALRPEGRPRGVLVAGHGSALTAGEMLAAVAGTACLVTVLPPSDAGPVAREDRRLRAPAFTAGLSWQLPGWAGPLDLLVIATADGDERGLIGLAEQGYARGCAIAVIAPAGSGLAEAALQVRALPLPFVPPALPDQEDPDGRAGATGRGVAEPDLPAEDPGALWAFLAPLLALAEKTGVTQLPSGSLPATADRLDESAVRCRPDAAAYINPAKGLAARLAGTVPLLWAEGPLAAAAANRFAALLADRAGRPALAGSLPQVLLAHRGMFVGQFGAGADPDDFFRDRIDEPDPLLLQVLLLRHTPGRSGPDGSDGGAEGRGEDSGGPYEQPADDDAPRGLAVSRAHRLAAAHEVRLTEFASGRQDRLHALADLVALTDFAAVYLGLAAEAG, from the coding sequence ATGCTCGACGACACCCTGCTCGACGATCCGGCAGCCCTCCAACGGGCCGACCACGACCACGCGCTGCTCGCCCTCGCCGGGGTCGGCGCCCGGGTGCGCACCGCCCTGCGCCTCGCGGACGCGGCCGGGCTCGCCGCGCTGCGCCCGGAGGGCCGCCCGCGCGGTGTGCTGGTCGCCGGCCACGGCAGCGCCCTGACGGCCGGCGAGATGCTCGCCGCGGTGGCCGGCACCGCCTGTCTGGTCACCGTCCTGCCCCCGTCCGACGCGGGCCCGGTCGCCCGGGAGGACCGGCGGCTGCGAGCCCCCGCCTTCACGGCCGGACTGAGCTGGCAGCTCCCCGGCTGGGCCGGTCCGCTCGACCTGCTGGTGATCGCCACCGCCGACGGCGACGAGCGCGGCCTGATCGGCCTCGCCGAACAGGGCTACGCGCGCGGCTGCGCCATCGCCGTGATCGCCCCGGCCGGCAGCGGCCTGGCCGAGGCGGCCCTGCAGGTCCGCGCACTGCCGCTGCCCTTCGTCCCGCCCGCCCTGCCCGACCAGGAGGACCCGGACGGCCGTGCCGGCGCCACCGGCCGCGGGGTGGCCGAGCCCGACCTGCCCGCCGAGGACCCGGGTGCGCTGTGGGCCTTCCTCGCACCGCTGCTCGCGCTCGCCGAGAAGACCGGCGTCACCCAGCTCCCGTCCGGCTCCCTGCCGGCCACCGCGGACCGGCTGGACGAGAGCGCGGTGCGCTGCCGCCCGGACGCCGCCGCGTACATCAATCCGGCCAAGGGCCTGGCCGCCCGGCTCGCCGGTACCGTCCCGCTGCTCTGGGCCGAGGGCCCGCTGGCCGCGGCCGCCGCGAACCGGTTCGCCGCGCTGCTCGCCGACCGGGCCGGGCGCCCGGCGCTGGCCGGGTCGCTGCCGCAGGTGCTGCTCGCCCACCGGGGCATGTTCGTCGGGCAGTTCGGGGCCGGTGCGGATCCTGACGACTTCTTCCGCGACCGTATCGACGAGCCGGACCCGCTGCTGCTCCAGGTGCTGCTGCTGCGTCACACCCCGGGCCGCAGCGGCCCGGACGGCTCCGACGGCGGCGCCGAGGGTCGGGGCGAGGACTCGGGCGGGCCGTACGAGCAGCCGGCCGACGACGACGCGCCGCGCGGGCTCGCGGTGTCGCGGGCCCACCGGCTGGCGGCCGCCCACGAGGTCCGGCTGACCGAGTTCGCCAGCGGCCGCCAGGACCGGCTGCACGCGCTGGCCGATCTGGTGGCGCTGACCGACTTCGCCGCCGTCTACCTCGGTCTGGCGGCCGAGGCGGGCTGA
- a CDS encoding cation diffusion facilitator family transporter gives MSTEGGTKALVAALSANLAIAAAKFTAFGFTGSSSMLAEGVHSVADSGNQVLLLVGGKRARREADEEHPFGYGRERYIYAFLVAIVLFSVGGLFAVYEGYEKIHDPHELRGWGWAVGVLVFAILMEGWSFRTAIKESTKAKGTLGWVQFVRRAKAPELPVVLLEDTGALIGLVLALLGVSLTVITGNGVWDGVGTLCIGILLVVIAVVLAAETKSLLLGESADRDTVQRIREALIDHDAVTRVIHMRTLHLGPEELLVAAKIGVNAEDSAAQVAEAIDAAEVRVRRAVPIARAIYLEPDVYSEEKAAAGDDPQATPGGPGPSAAH, from the coding sequence ATGAGTACCGAAGGCGGGACCAAGGCACTGGTGGCGGCACTGTCCGCGAACCTGGCGATCGCGGCGGCCAAGTTCACGGCCTTCGGCTTCACCGGCTCCTCCTCGATGCTCGCCGAGGGCGTCCACTCCGTCGCGGACTCCGGCAACCAGGTGCTGCTGCTGGTGGGCGGCAAGCGCGCCCGCCGGGAGGCCGACGAGGAGCACCCGTTCGGATACGGGCGCGAGCGCTACATCTACGCCTTCCTGGTCGCCATCGTGCTGTTCAGCGTCGGCGGCCTGTTCGCGGTGTACGAGGGCTACGAGAAGATCCACGACCCGCACGAGCTCCGCGGCTGGGGCTGGGCGGTCGGGGTCCTGGTCTTCGCGATCCTGATGGAGGGCTGGTCCTTCCGCACCGCCATCAAGGAGTCCACCAAGGCCAAGGGCACGCTCGGCTGGGTGCAGTTCGTCCGCCGGGCGAAGGCACCGGAGCTGCCGGTCGTCCTGCTGGAGGACACCGGCGCGCTGATCGGCCTCGTCCTGGCCCTGCTCGGCGTCTCGCTCACGGTGATCACCGGCAACGGCGTCTGGGACGGCGTCGGCACGCTCTGCATCGGCATCCTGCTGGTGGTCATCGCGGTGGTGCTGGCGGCCGAGACCAAGTCGCTGCTGCTCGGCGAGTCGGCCGACAGGGACACCGTGCAGCGGATCCGGGAGGCGCTGATCGACCACGACGCCGTCACCCGGGTGATCCACATGCGCACCCTGCACCTCGGGCCGGAGGAGCTGCTGGTGGCGGCCAAGATCGGGGTCAACGCCGAGGACAGCGCCGCCCAGGTGGCGGAGGCGATCGACGCGGCCGAGGTCAGGGTCCGCCGGGCGGTCCCGATCGCCCGGGCGATCTACCTGGAGCCGGACGTCTACAGCGAGGAGAAGGCCGCCGCCGGGGACGACCCGCAGGCCACGCCGGGCGGGCCGGGCCCCTCGGCCGCCCACTGA